The Castanea sativa cultivar Marrone di Chiusa Pesio chromosome 11, ASM4071231v1 genome contains a region encoding:
- the LOC142616264 gene encoding uncharacterized protein LOC142616264, translating to MAKNRHTKNDDIVVSKKDAKQIKQPHDDPLVIMLAIEGCNTRRVLVDNGSSADVMYMTVFKQMKLDPKCLKPFKSPTGEIIGDQLLARECYQAVLASRENHTWMVEEEPPKPMEKAKNVVLVEGNPSKTTKVGKELQQTLKDKLVRFLKKNLDIFAWSHKDMPGIDRQVIEHSLNVDPIKKPVQQKRRVFALERNKAIMEEVEKLLTAGFIREVYHLKWFANVVKVKKSNGKWRMCVDFTDLNNAYPKDSFPLPRIDQLVDSTAGHELLTFMDAFSGIQHERYRSKLLASSAMYLSPYLISVVLTRKRPAMYFEIYMKESAVTTREQDL from the exons ATGGCAAAAAATCGTCACACTAAGAATGACGACATTGTCGTCTCCAAGAAAGATGCGAAGCAGATCAAGCAGCCACATGATGACCCCCTAGTCATTATGCTAGCCATTGAAGGATGCAACACCCGAAGAGTGCTGGTGGACAATGGGAGCTCAGCAGATGTGATGTATATGACGGTTTTCAAGCAGATGAAGTTGGATCCAAAATGCCTTAAGCCTTTCAAGTCTCC AACTGGAGAAATCATAGGGGACCAACTTTTGGCTCGAGAATGTTACCAGGCGGTCTTGGCATCTAGGGAAAATCACACTTGGATGGTAGAAGAAGAACCACCCAAACCCATGGAGAAGGCAAAAAATGTAGTGCTAGTAGAAGGAAATCCATCCAAAACCACCAAGGTAGGAAAGGAGCTTCAACAGACTTTGAAGGACAAACTGGTGAGGTTTTTGAAAAAGAACTTGGACATCTTTGCATGGAGCCATAAGGACATGCCAGGGATCGACAGACAAGTGATAGAACACAGTCTTAACGTTGACCCAATAAAGAAGCCTGTTCAACAAAAGAGACGAGTATTTGCTCTAGAGCGGAATAAAGCAATCATGGAAGAGGTGGAAAAGCTTTTAACTGCTGGATTCATTAGGGAAGTCTACCATTTAAAATGGTTTGCAAACGTTGTTAAGGTAAAGAAGTccaatggaaaatggagaatgtgtgtggacttcactgatttgaACAATGCATATCCCAAAGACAGTTTTCCCCTTCCTAGAATTGACCAACTTGTTGACTCAACGGCTGGCCACGAACTACTAAccttcatggatgctttttcag GAATTCAGCACGAAAGATATAGATCAAAGCTACTCGCTTCATCAGCTATGTACTTATCTCCCTACCTTATCTCCGTTGTGCTAACAAGGAAAAGGCCAGCTATGTACTTCGAGATATACATGAAGGAATCTGCAGTAACCACGCGGGAACAAGATCTCTAG
- the LOC142616263 gene encoding receptor-like protein 7, with translation MESLLYLYGLVGFLLIQSLHDIILVADTFSSKQSLCNEDERSALLQFKESIVVNCASHDPYSFPKVASWKLDGVGGGDCCSWDGIECDKNSGHVIGLDLSSSSLYGSINTNSSLFTLVHLQYLNMAFNDFNNSNIPVGLANLSMLKHLNLSKSSFSGQIPSQISELSNLVSLDLSFNIDSSYQRMLKLKSPNFSSTLQNLTRIEKLHLCYVDMSSTVPSVLNNLSSLTSLHLDDCGLLGEFPPGIFLLPNLKFLSVQGNEYLTGHLPNFEWNSTLETIYLGETSFSGQLPTSIGNLKSLNELKIWSCNFSGPLLFSLGNITILSGSNFPRFGELNKLKYLIICNFNLNSQIPYLANLTQLGFLRLSSNQLTGPIPSWLMNLTQLFHLDLSFNKLHGPIPSSVIQLKNLEFLHLFQNDLSGTVKLDMFAKLKNLTKLHLSLNYITFLSKTSPNTTVQKFKHIGLASCNLSEFPDFLREQDELEFVDLAYNHIHGLVPKWMWNTSKENLGFVNFSHNFLTGFDQMHDVFPWPRLGILDLKSNLLQGPLPIPPPSTLIYLVSNNMLSGKVSSLICSLNSLYALDLSHNHLSGTLPPCLGNFSSFLSILNLRSNYFHGMIPQVCTKKSSLKMLDLSENQLEGWLPRSLANCAELEFLILGNNRLHDVFPYWLGKLPELKVLILRSNRFHGDMGSPATNFEFQKLRILDLSYNNFRGKLPLGYFKNWIAMKNVSEAHLTYMQAIATINLLGFALNENYDYSMTITNKGVKTVYAKILDFFTAVDLSCNKFDGGIPEVIGNLKVLHLLNLSNNFLTDRIPSSLGDLQQLESLDLSRNKLSGEIPQQLTKLIFLEVFNVSYNNLTGPIPQGKQFNTFQMSSFEGNFGLCGDQITRKCGDSKSLAPPSIFEDDHESESPFDFNWKAILLGVLKILNLTRISGIKRNSKPLGTFWHPISSSGGSLKINAPNLEEFLWYGYAVDYYCMGISLPCHNCSYAV, from the exons ATGGAATCATTGTTGTATCTGTATGGGTTGGTGGGCTTCCTCTTAATACAATCTTTACATGATATCATATTAGTTGCCGACACCTTTTCTTCTAAGCAGTCACTCTGCAATGAAGATGAGCGGTCAGCGTTGTTGCAATTTAAGGAAAGCATTGTCGTTAACTGTGCATCTCATGATCCTTATTCTTTCCCAAAGGTTGCATCATGGAAGCTTGATGGAGTTGGTGGCGGGGATTGCTGCTCATGGGATGGGATAGAGTGTGATAAGAACAGTGGTCATGTCATCGGCCTCGACCTCAGTAGTAGCAGTCTTTATGGTTCTATCAACACCAACAGCAGCCTCTTCACCCTTGTTCACCTCCAATACCTTAATATGGCCTTTAATGACTTCAACAATTCAAATATCCCAGTCGGATTAGCCAATCTTTCCATGCTAAAACATCTTAACCTCTCCAAATCATCATTTTCTGGCCAAATTCCTTCACAAATTTCTGAACTGTCCAATCTGGTTTCTCTGGATCTATCTTTCAATATTGATTCATCTTACCAAAGGATGTTGAAACTCAAAAGTCCCAATTTCAGCAGCACACTTCAAAACTTAACCCGCATTGAAAAACTTCATCTCTGTTACGTTGATATGTCATCCACAGTTCCCTCAGTCTTAAACAATTTATCTTCTTTGACCTCTCTCCATCTTGATGATTGTGGATTGCTTGGTGAATTCCCACCAGGCATTTTCCTGCTACCAAATCTGAAGTTTCTTTCTGTGCAGGGCAACGAATATCTCACAGGCCATTTGCCCAACTTCGAATGGAACAGCACCCTCGAAACTATATATCTCGGAGAGACGAGTTTCTCTGGCCAGTTACCAACTTCAATTGGAAACctcaaatccttgaatgaatTGAAAATCTGGAGCTGCAATTTCTCTGGGCCTCTCCTATTTTCACTTGGTAACATTACCATCTTAAG TGGCAGTAACTTTCCTAGGTTTGGTGAGTTGAACAAACTCAAGTATTTGATCATTTGCAACTTCAATTTAAATAGTCAGATTCCTTATCTTGCCAACTTGACCCAGCTTGGTTTTTTACGCCTTTCTTCCAATCAATTAACTGGTCCAATCCCATCTTGGCTTATGAACCTTACCCAATTGTTCCATCTAGACCTTTCATTTAATAAGCTGCATGGTCCAATTCCAAGCTCAGTCATTCAACtgaaaaatcttgaatttcttCACCTTTTCCAAAATGATTTGAGCGGAACAGTGAAGCTGGACATGTTTGCTAAGCTCAAAAACTTAACTAAGCTTCACCTATCACTAAACTACATAACATTCCTCTCCAAAACCAGTCCCAACACCACAGTTCAAAAGTTTAAGCATATAGGACTGGCTTCATGCAACTTAAGCGAGTTTCCAGATTTTCTTCGAGAACAAGATGAGCTGGAGTTTGTAGACCTAGCTTACAATCATATTCATGGCCTCGTGCCCAAATGGATGTGGAACACAAGTAAAGAGAATCTGGGCTTTGTGAATTTTTCTCACAACTTCCTGACTGGCTTTGACCAAATGCATGATGTTTTTCCATGGCCTCGTTTAGGCATCCTTGACCTTAAGTCGAACTTGCTGCAAGGACCACTCCCAATTCCACCACCCTCCACCCTCATTTATCTAGTCTCAAACAACATGTTGTCTGGCAAAgtttcatctttgatctgcagTCTAAATTCACTATATGCCCTAGACTTGTCTCATAACCACCTGAGTGGCACTCTTCCTCCTTGTCTGGGAAACTTCAGTAGTTTCCTATCAATATTGAATCTCCGAAGCAACTACTTCCACGGCATGATTCCTCAGGTATGCACGAAAAAGAGCAGCTTAAAGATGTTAGACTTAAGTGAGAATCAATTAGAAGGATGGCTACCAAGATCACTGGCCAATTGTGCAGAGCTAGAGTTTCTTATTCTTGGAAACAATCGACTCCATGATGTTTTCCCTTATTGGTTGGGAAAACTTCCCGAGCTTAAGGTTCTCATTTTGCGATCTAATAGATTTCATGGTGATATGGGGAGTCCTGCAACCAATTTTGAGTTCCAAAAGTTGCGTATTCTTGACCTCTCTTACAATAATTTTAGAGGTAAATTGCCACTTGGATACTTCAAAAATTGGATTGCAATGAAAAATGTCTCAGAGGCACACTTGACGTACATGCAAGCAATTGCCACCATCAACCTACTGGGTTTTGCATTGAATGAAAATTATGATTATTCAATGACAATAACAAACAAAGGTGTTAAAACAGTGTATGCAAAGATTTTGGACTTCTTCACTGCTGTTGATCTATCATGCAACAAGTTTGATGGAGGGATTCCAGAAGTTATTGGGAATCTAAAGGTGCTTCATTTGCTCAACCTTTCCAACAACTTCCTCACTGATCGTATTCCATCATCTCTGGGGGATCTACAACAATTAGAGTCATTAGATCTTTCTCGAAACAAGCTCTCAGGAGAGATCCCACAGCAACTTACAAAACTCATTTTCCTTGAAGTTTTCAATGTATCTTATAATAATCTCACAGGTCCTATACCGCAAGGGAAACAATTTAATACATTTCAAATGAGTTCATTTGAAGGAAATTTTGGACTCTGTGGAGACCAAATTACAAGGAAATGTGGCGATTCCAAGTCCTTAGCACCCCCTTCAATTTTTGAGGACGATCATGAATCAGAGTCTCCGTTTGATTTTAATTGGAAAGCAATCCTGCTAGG GGTCCTTAAGATATTGAATCTTACTAGAATAAGTGGGATAAAGAGAAACTCAAAACCACTTGGGACATTTTGGCATCCCATATCTTCTAGCGGTGGATCATTGAAAATCAATGCTCCCAATCTTGAAGAATTTCTCTGGTATGGATATGCTGTGGATTACTATTGCATGGGGATTTCACTTCCATGTCACAATTGCTCTTATGCTGTCTAA